In the genome of Hyphomonas sp. Mor2, one region contains:
- a CDS encoding polysaccharide lyase 6 family protein — MRVLVIAAIAVLGASGACSTPPIAVSGVETHPGEPLRKIVVSTQDEYQAVMKIAQPGDMIILANGTWRDFDLVLEAEGTAENPIYLVAEIPGQVILSGQSSLRIGGRHLIVSGLVFRDGYTPRNEVISFRRDSETLAFNSRVTRTVIENYNNPDRAQRDTWVVMYGQNNEFDHNHLSGKLNSGPTMTVRLNTEGSQNNNHRIHHNYFGPRPVFGSNGGETLRIGTSHYSLTTSGTLVESNYFDRCSGEVEIISNKSGGNIYRGNTFYESRGTLTLRHGNDTLVESNLFDGNNAPYTGGVRVINAQQTVRNNMFRNLNGERFSGALVVMNGVPNSPINRYHQVDGAVIESNSFDRVGTIELGEGSDTERSAVPVNSTFRNNLVIGSGGQTPFNLYDDMSGIEFAGNVTNLAPPAALEAGFSVLAAGEQAPDAIGASGSFGVDRSETGVPWYPKPSADSPFGTGKTIEIGPGENKIAEAMAAAEAGDEIVLAPGSYNEAKSINLQIPLTIRAAEAGTVELSFERRNLFLLSSTGGLKLSGLNVTGRAAPDAVGNSFIASTARGGTGNHVVELTDMVFSDFVVNRGFSVLTAAKGTFFDRVEVRRSTFRNISGVAFKFDAETDDYGIYNVEYLIIRDSAFEDVRGSVAVIYRGGRDESTFGPHAFVSDSTFVNIGAGDTPLAVLHGVQNMSLERNKIDQTQPAHLVITTGKPKVAVSGNVNAADDPTDALTIEDLRR; from the coding sequence ATGAGGGTCTTGGTGATCGCCGCTATTGCCGTACTGGGTGCATCGGGCGCGTGTTCGACGCCTCCAATTGCGGTTTCCGGGGTTGAAACGCATCCGGGCGAGCCGCTCAGGAAGATCGTGGTTTCGACTCAGGACGAGTATCAAGCCGTAATGAAAATCGCCCAGCCTGGCGATATGATCATTCTTGCAAATGGCACCTGGCGCGATTTCGATCTGGTTTTGGAGGCCGAGGGAACGGCCGAGAATCCGATTTACCTCGTCGCTGAGATACCGGGGCAAGTGATCCTAAGTGGGCAATCGAGCCTGCGAATCGGTGGACGCCATCTCATTGTCTCCGGTCTGGTGTTTCGCGACGGCTACACACCACGCAATGAAGTGATCAGTTTCCGACGCGACAGTGAAACCCTGGCGTTCAATTCGCGCGTGACCCGAACCGTGATCGAAAACTACAACAATCCGGATCGAGCGCAGCGTGACACCTGGGTCGTCATGTACGGCCAGAACAATGAATTCGATCACAATCACCTGTCCGGTAAGCTGAATTCCGGTCCCACCATGACCGTGCGCCTCAATACCGAGGGCAGCCAGAACAATAATCATCGCATTCATCACAATTATTTCGGGCCGCGCCCGGTCTTTGGATCGAATGGCGGCGAGACGCTGCGCATCGGTACCAGCCACTATTCGCTGACGACTTCCGGCACCTTGGTTGAGAGCAATTACTTTGATCGCTGCAGCGGCGAAGTGGAGATCATCTCGAACAAATCCGGCGGCAACATCTATCGGGGAAACACATTTTATGAGTCCCGGGGTACGCTAACCCTCCGCCACGGCAACGATACGCTCGTTGAAAGCAATCTGTTCGATGGCAACAACGCGCCTTACACAGGTGGTGTGCGCGTCATCAATGCGCAGCAGACGGTCCGTAACAATATGTTCCGAAACCTGAATGGCGAGCGTTTCTCAGGCGCGCTGGTGGTCATGAATGGTGTTCCTAACTCGCCGATCAATCGTTACCATCAGGTCGATGGCGCCGTGATCGAGAGTAACAGCTTCGATCGCGTCGGTACGATTGAGCTGGGCGAAGGGTCGGATACTGAGCGGAGCGCCGTGCCAGTCAATTCGACGTTCCGAAACAATCTCGTGATCGGCAGTGGTGGGCAGACGCCATTCAACCTCTATGACGACATGAGCGGCATCGAGTTTGCCGGTAATGTGACCAATCTCGCTCCACCCGCGGCACTTGAAGCCGGGTTTTCGGTCTTGGCAGCAGGCGAGCAGGCGCCAGATGCGATTGGCGCGTCGGGGAGCTTCGGCGTTGACCGGTCCGAGACCGGCGTGCCTTGGTATCCTAAGCCAAGCGCCGACTCGCCGTTCGGGACCGGCAAGACGATTGAAATTGGGCCTGGCGAAAACAAAATTGCTGAAGCGATGGCCGCTGCAGAGGCCGGCGACGAGATCGTGCTGGCGCCCGGTTCTTACAATGAAGCAAAATCGATCAATCTGCAGATTCCGCTGACGATCCGCGCAGCTGAGGCCGGAACGGTGGAGCTCAGTTTTGAGCGTCGCAATCTCTTCCTGCTCTCCTCCACGGGCGGGTTGAAGCTGTCGGGATTGAATGTCACCGGGCGCGCGGCCCCGGATGCGGTCGGCAACAGTTTCATTGCGTCGACGGCACGCGGCGGCACTGGCAACCACGTGGTTGAGCTCACGGACATGGTATTTTCGGATTTTGTCGTCAATCGCGGCTTCTCTGTGCTGACCGCGGCGAAAGGCACGTTCTTTGACCGGGTGGAGGTGCGCCGTTCAACGTTCAGGAACATTTCGGGCGTTGCATTCAAGTTCGACGCAGAGACAGATGATTACGGCATCTACAATGTCGAATATCTGATCATCAGAGATAGCGCGTTCGAAGATGTGCGCGGGTCAGTCGCGGTCATCTATCGCGGCGGCCGCGATGAGAGCACATTCGGTCCGCACGCTTTCGTATCAGACTCCACATTTGTGAATATCGGTGCAGGCGACACGCCGCTTGCTGTCCTACATGGCGTTCAAAATATGAGCCTGGAGCGCAATAAGATCGATCAGACGCAGCCCGCGCACCTGGTTATCACCACTGGAAAGCCGAAGGTCGCGGTATCGGGAAATGTAAATGCGGCTGACGACCCCACAGACGCGCTGACGATTGAGGATTTGCGGCGATGA